From Pan troglodytes isolate AG18354 chromosome 1, NHGRI_mPanTro3-v2.0_pri, whole genome shotgun sequence:
CATACTCGAACCAAGAAAGAGTATCCTGGGGTTTGGGACTGGGATCCCGAGGCCGAGTCCCGCCCTCACTCTGGTTTTAAAGTTGAGAATGCAGTATCTCTTGGTATCTCCAGAACGGATTCCTTCCCTAGGTGTAGGGTGGGTCGGCAAAGTCAACCGGCCGCTCTGGATCATCTGGGAATTCAAGAGAGCGATTGGAGAGAGGTCTGATGTATCCACACTGTGTTGTCTTGGGGAAGGCCCCAGAAGTTCCAGGCTCCATTTCAGGCCCTGTGTGGGGCTCAGTTGCCCCTCTTAAGGGGTCAGTGGGACAGTCCCTCTGGGGCTGCCTCTCACAGGGAGTTGTCCATGCCATCTTGGCCTTGGGCCTAGTGTCCTGGCCTGGGGTGCCTGCTGTTCCGGCCCAATCATAGCCTGGAGGGAAAGTCTTCTAATTGGGCTGGAGGCTCCAGGTCCCTTAACGCATGCCTCAACCCGGGGTTTCTGTCCTCTGCATCCTACCACTCTGGTGCCGTCTGAATTGCCCTGCTGGGGGGACAGCAGTGGCATACTCATGCCTAAGTGACTGGCTTTCACCCCAGTAGTGATTGCCCTCCATCAACACTGTCCACCCCAGGTTGGGGCTACCCCAGCCCATCTTTACAAAACAGGGCAAGGTGAACTAATGGAGTGGGTGGAGGAGTTGGAAGAAACCCCAGCGTCAGTCACCGGGATAGAATTCCCAAGGAACCCTCTTTTTAGAGGATGGTTTCCATTTCTGGAGGCGATCTGCCGACAGGGTGAATGCCTTCTTGCTTGTCTTCTGGGGAATCAGAGAGAGTCCGTTTTGTGGTGGGAAGAGTGTGGCTGTGTACTTTGAACTCCTGTAAATTCTCTGACTCATGTCCACAAAACCAACAGTTTTGTGAATGTGTCTGGAGGCAAGGGAAGGGCCACCCAGGATCTTTGTTGAAGGGAAGAGGCCTGGGGCTGGAGTATTCGCTTCCTAAAGGGCAGTGtgaggtggtggtggggtgtggggagtaGAGGCGTTCAGTCAGCCCAGTTTGACAGGATGTGGGACTGAGAGAAAAAGCTAGGTTTGAGGCTGAGATCAGGTTACCGTCGCTTTCTTAACTGCTCCCTGCCTGGTTGGTGCTGGGACTGGCCCTCATTTGTCTCTTCTTTTGGGGCTCCTCCCAGCCCAGACTCTagccccctcccccttcccaacAGCCTTGACTTCATCTCAGCTCCAGAGCCCGCCCTCTCTTCCTGCAGCCTGGGAACTTCAGCCGGCTGGAGGTCAGTTCCCCTCCCCAGGgaaggaggaagtgagggaaGCTGCGAAGGTGTGATGAACTGTGCAGATGCTCGCCGtgtgtgctgggggtgggggacacatGGAAGCCCGGGAAGCTGACTCCTTGCCCTGAGTCACAgggaggggtgggcagggcaTGCGGGTGAGCTGGactgagggaggaaggggctgtTCCAGAGTGGGTGGAGGTGATTCCCTGGTGGATTCTTCTCAGTCACTGTGCTGTGGTAGATGTGTGGCTCCCTACAGTGTGGTCATTGTCCCCTGCCGGGGGCTGAGTGACCCAGTGTTGCTGGCAGGCCTAGGAGGAAGGGGGGAGGAAGGCAGCCTGCCCAAACTCGAGCTGTGGGCATTGCTGGGACTGAGCCTCCTTTGTATTACTTGGGGCTTTGGGGACCGGGTTGGGTGGACCAGGGAAGCTGGCTGGCTGCTACCCCTGTCCTCTGTCTGGGTTTCCCTGCTTCTGCTCTCCTTCCTGCCGCTGAGGTGACATGTCGAAGAGGCACGACTTTGAGTCACACAGTCCTGCTTTGGGTGCTATCCCTGCCCCTTATAAGCCACAGCTCTGAATCTGTGTCTTAACCtcactgagccttagtttcctggTTTGTCAAAATGGAAAGTGCACCATCTACCTTCCAGGCATCTGGGGACCGAAGGAGATAATTCCTGCCAAAATGCCCGAcagagtgcctggcacctagGGGCTCTATAACTATTCTTCCTTTACCCACCTACCACCTGGTAGCTGGTTCTGCTACTCTGGTCCTAGAGAGGGACTCCTCATTTGTGACTGGACAGTTATGACTTGTGCTGAGGGACAGTCTGTTCTAGATTGGACCTTAGAGATTATTAAACTGTAAATGCATCAAAATCCTGGTAACCAATGAAGTCTGACTCAAAACCCTGATGTGTGAAGTAGATAGAAGCTTGCTCCCTGGACGTCCCGCATCCCTGAGCAGCTCTTTAGCTACCTGGAGTCCCCAGGTTGGCAAGTGGATTAGATTGAAACTCATGTTTTCCAGCTCCCAAGTGGGGTCATTATCCATCTCCCACCACTGTATTCTAACCCATCGAGGGAGACCTGTCCCTGACCCAGAGATTAGGAATTTCAAGCTCTGTTGTCGCACAATTGGTGTTTTGCCAGAACATGCCTGAGCAAGCCCCTTGTCCCTTTGCTAGATGCCTCCGTTTCCAGGGAGGTTTGGGGGCCCTAGAGAAGTGTTTTTGGACTTAATGGTTTTCCTCAAATCCCCAATACGCCTTTCCTGGCAGCCCCACCATGGCTGCAATCCGAAAGAAGCTGGTGATCGTTGGGGATGGTGCCTGTGGGAAGACCTGCCTCCTCATCGTCTTCAGCAAGGATCAGTTTCCGGAGGTCTACGTCCCTACTGTCTTTGAGAACTATATTGCGGACATTGAGGTGGACGGCAAGCAGGTGAAGGCAGAAATGcccttcccaccccaccctgaGACCCCGCCCCCCAGTCACTGAATGACCTAGTATGTCCTTCCCCATTCCTACCCCTGTCCTTGCTTCATTCTCCCTGCTGGAACCAGTAAAAGTTAGGAAGTAAATCTGCAGTCTTAAAAAACCTGGATATACTTTCTGGTTCTCCCACAGACTGGCTCTGTAACCTGGGCCGAGTCCCTTTGCCTCTGGGTTTAAGCTCCcccacctgcaaaatggggatgatggtAAGACCTCCCTcaaagggttgttgtgagaattaaccAAAATAATGGTGCTCACAGTGGCAACTCAAGGGTCAAACACGTCTTAGATTTAACAAACTGACCTAATTTATGTTGTGGGACAGTGATTAATATAATGCCTGGcgcatagcaggtgctcaaataAAGAAGTTCAGTGAGCCCGAAGGACAGTGGTTTCAGGGGACCTTTGGGTGGCACGGTTGGGGCCCTCAGGCCAGCTACTCACTGGCCCTGTGTGTCAGGTGGAGCTGGCTCTGTGGGACACAGCAGGGCAGGAAGACTATGATCGACTGCGGCCTCTCTCCTACCCGGACACTGATGTCATCCTCATGTGCTTCTCCATCGACAGCCCTGACAGCCTGGGTGAGGGGATTGGAGGGAGGGGACTGAGAACCCCTTGGAATCAGCCAGAGGTCTCGTGCCTTGGCCTGTCTTCAGTCATCttcagaggtgggggtggggatgcagGGGAGCACTCAGGCCCTGTTGGTCTCCTTTACTGTGGTAACTGGCCCTCTGAGGGCATACTACTGTTGAGGTTTTGAGCTGTGAAAGGGACCATCATGCGGAATGGCTTCTAAGACTGCTCTGGGAAGATGAGGGCCCCCCCAGGGGAGCTTTCTAGCTTAAGTGGAGGCACCGACACCTGTTGGTGCATGTCTACACAGAAAACATTCCGGAGAAGTGGACCCCAGAGGTGAAGCACTTCTGCCCCAATGTGCCCATCATCCTGGTGGGGAATAAGAAGGACCTGAGGCAAGACGAGCACACCAGGAGAGAGCTGGCCAAGATGAAGCAGGTGGGTACGGCTGCCAGGCTGGAGCCCCTGGGGAAGAAGGCACCCTCTGAGGGGTTGCAGACGGGCAAAGGGAACTTCTCTCCAGCTACTGCCTTGTGTTAGGGGAAACAGTAATATCTCCTGGTGAGGGAGGACCCATAGGGTTGTGTCTGATGAGGTATCAGaatgaagtgacttgtccaaagtcacttggcatttttatttattccagtTAATTGTCCATTCCATTCAGAATTGGGACTATTAAGATGATTAAGAAAATCTGCCCTCGGGGAGACAGCTTATGTTTCACTTGGGGTACCCAGGCTGTGCCATCAGAGTGCCCCTGGGGGAGGTGTAGGGATGTGGATGCAGGAATGAGGGCAGGCATTGTGTAAGTGGCTGGAAGAAGGGATGTGAGAGCTGGCTTATTCAGGGACCTGTAAGTGGCTCTCTAGCCAGAGGACTAGAGTTTATTAGAGAAAGCTGTGAGGATAAGAAATGCAAAGATAATTATGGCAAAGTTTCAAACTGGGGAGATGTTAGGTCTGTGTGTTAGGAAAATAATTCTGACTGGAAGAGAGTGAGGATGGAGGCAGAGCAGTCGGGAGGTGGGAGACGCTCATTCAGGCAAGAGAACCAGGGGCTGTGTGTGGGAGGAGGTGGGGCTGCATGGGAATGGAGGGAGTAGACTGGAGGGATTTTTGGATCCCTGGCCACGAAGCTGCCCAGGGTAGCTGGGGCCTGGGCGCTTTCTGGGtcagggctggaggaggaggcatttGTTCCAGCTGCTACACTTatgggtgaggcaggagaggtTCATGTAGTCAACAGCTTCCTTTGACCCCTCATCTTCTGTCTTCTCAGGAGCCTGTTCGGTCTGAGGAAGGCCGGGACATGGCGAACCGGATCAGTGCCTTTGGCTACCTTGAGTGCTCAGCCAAGACCAAGGAGGGAGTGCGGGAGGTGTTTGAGATGGCCACTCGGGCTGGCCTCCAGGTCCGCAAGAACAAGCGTCGGAGGGGCTGTCCCATTCTCTGAGATCCCCAAGCCCTTTCCTACATGCCCCCTCCCTTCACAGGGGTACAGAAATTATCCCCCTacaaccccagcctcctgagggcTCCATGCTGAAGGCTCCCATTTTCAGTTCCCTCCTGCCCAGGACTGCATTGTTTCCTAGCCCCGAGGTGGTGGCATGGGCCCTCcctcccagtgctctgggagccAGGCCTATGCCCTGCCCTTCCTCAGGGCCCCTGGGGATCTTACCCCCTTTGACCTTCCCCAAAGGATGGTCACACACCAGCACTTTATACACTTCTGGCTCACAGGAAAGTGTCTGCGGTAGGGGACCCAGAGTCCCAGGCCCCTGGAGTTGTTTTTGGCAGGGGCCTTGTCTCTCACTGCATTTGGTCAGGGGGGCATGAATAAAGGCTACAGGCTCCAACGTGTGTGGCAGCTTTCGGTCTTTCCCTCTGGGTGCTTGGTGTCCCATCTCTTTTCATGTCCAAGTTGCTTGCCAGCCTGGCCCCCTGTCTACAAAGCAGGCCAGTGGCCAGCAGGGTGGAGTCTTAGAGCAAAGGATGAGGTCATGCCTGGCTCTGGGCCAAGGAGGCGGGTGAAGGGAGTGGTCTGTAGCAGGGGGCTAAACTTAGAAACCTGTGGGTGGCTTCCCTGccacctcccactgggtttccTCCCCCGAGTGTGGGGGTTGGGTTCCTCTCCAGCTGGGAGGGGATGTGACCCTCAGCAGGGCTGAAAGTCCCACCCTTCCCTACAGGGTCAGCTTAGGGGCTCAGGAAGCTGGGGCCAGGCAGAGGAGACATTATCAAGGCTTTTGCATAGAACAAGATTTTGTTTTCAGagttttcttccttccccttcccccaattGTTAGCAGCTTGATGTGTCATTCTCCCCAGCAGGGGAGGGGGTGGAATGGCTTGGGTTGTaaactccctcccccagccttcctGTCCCTTGGAGGGGCAGTTCAGCTGGGTTCTGGTTCAGGGTCAGGCAGGCAGTTAAGGCTTGGCTGGTGCGAGAAGGCTGGGTGCTGTGTCTTCAGAGCTCATTCCTCCACTCTGGCTCCACTTGCAGAGACAGGCCCCCTTCACCCTCCCGCTCCTGGGGGAGGTAGTCATGACTATGGGgccctggaaagaaagaaagtacactGTGTCTTCCTTACCACCTCCTCTGGCACTGTCCCCACCCTGGCCCAGCCATACCTGAGGTAGAGGGGCTGAGCTTGCTCAGACCTTGCAGTAAATTCTGTCCCTGTTGCAGGTCCAGTTTGGCAGGGAAGGGACACCCGGTATACCCTCCGTTTTCTTTACAGAACTCCAGGAATCTGTGGGGTACAGAGGAGTGCCAGCAGAGACTGGAGGCTAAGCCACGGTCCTGTCCCATCTGAGCTGTACTTGCTCAACCTCTGGATGTCATTTAACTTATAAATACAATAGGGATGCTGTGAAAATGGACACATCTGAGGATTAACTGAGCGATAAGCGCTTAAAAAAGATCCACCTGCCCTAGGCAGGGGCTGTGGCC
This genomic window contains:
- the RHOC gene encoding rho-related GTP-binding protein RhoC isoform X2; the encoded protein is MGMMVELALWDTAGQEDYDRLRPLSYPDTDVILMCFSIDSPDSLENIPEKWTPEVKHFCPNVPIILVGNKKDLRQDEHTRRELAKMKQEPVRSEEGRDMANRISAFGYLECSAKTKEGVREVFEMATRAGLQVRKNKRRRGCPIL
- the RHOC gene encoding rho-related GTP-binding protein RhoC isoform X1; this encodes MAAIRKKLVIVGDGACGKTCLLIVFSKDQFPEVYVPTVFENYIADIEVDGKQVELALWDTAGQEDYDRLRPLSYPDTDVILMCFSIDSPDSLENIPEKWTPEVKHFCPNVPIILVGNKKDLRQDEHTRRELAKMKQEPVRSEEGRDMANRISAFGYLECSAKTKEGVREVFEMATRAGLQVRKNKRRRGCPIL